Proteins from a single region of Streptococcus oralis:
- a CDS encoding SPFH domain-containing protein has protein sequence MGFIRAALSAGLNSFNDSKFKEAIVLPDNVSGDALAVKGQLLTKDPDGRSRHSNQNTGLLSDGSVVIVPQGYTAVLVNNGTFLGEVLEAGSHEWQAGDNAWLLEKGGLKGTWENFKNRFSFGGQVITQQEIIFIRMQPIAGNKFGTQNAVEYFSERYQQLLNIRFYGLFDVKIADPVLFYVSSVSRQITDGQPFTLQDVAQGTLRQSIAPKIAIAIAKYTNENKVDIYSLNANQDIFNELAKQEVNKVWTGLYGIEATNILLEDLSYDQESLDIVRKLDSELVAMKYNTIEIEERRARNEALIAAASNEGNGNGMNMFMGMNLGQTLGGQLSQQVQNQAPAQNTGQTASKNFYIEVDGKYVLVTKDEDGNIVPVN, from the coding sequence ATCAGCAGGCTTAAATAGTTTTAATGATAGTAAATTCAAGGAAGCCATTGTCCTTCCAGATAATGTCTCTGGCGACGCCTTGGCCGTCAAGGGACAATTGCTCACTAAAGATCCAGATGGACGTTCTCGTCACAGCAATCAAAATACTGGACTTTTGTCAGATGGCAGTGTGGTTATCGTTCCTCAAGGTTATACTGCTGTTTTGGTAAACAACGGTACCTTCCTTGGTGAAGTCCTCGAAGCTGGTAGCCACGAATGGCAAGCCGGTGATAACGCCTGGCTCCTTGAAAAAGGTGGTTTAAAAGGCACTTGGGAAAACTTTAAAAACCGTTTCTCTTTTGGTGGACAAGTCATCACCCAACAGGAAATCATCTTTATCCGCATGCAACCCATCGCGGGCAATAAGTTCGGCACACAAAATGCGGTAGAATACTTCAGCGAACGTTACCAACAACTGCTCAACATCCGTTTCTACGGCTTGTTTGATGTAAAAATAGCAGACCCAGTCCTCTTCTACGTGAGTTCTGTTAGCCGTCAAATTACTGACGGACAGCCATTCACTCTCCAGGATGTAGCTCAAGGAACGCTCCGTCAAAGTATTGCACCGAAAATTGCGATTGCCATTGCCAAATATACCAACGAAAACAAGGTTGATATTTATAGCCTCAATGCCAATCAAGACATCTTTAACGAACTCGCTAAACAAGAGGTCAACAAGGTTTGGACAGGTCTCTACGGGATTGAAGCAACTAACATCTTGCTTGAAGACCTCAGCTACGACCAAGAAAGTCTTGATATCGTTCGTAAACTTGATAGTGAACTCGTGGCAATGAAGTACAACACGATTGAAATCGAAGAACGCCGTGCTCGCAACGAAGCGCTCATTGCTGCAGCTTCCAACGAAGGAAATGGCAATGGGATGAACATGTTTATGGGCATGAATCTTGGCCAAACTCTCGGTGGTCAACTAAGCCAACAAGTTCAAAATCAAGCACCGGCTCAAAACACTGGACAAACTGCCAGCAAGAATTTTTACATCGAAGTCGATGGAAAATACGTCCTCGTTACTAAAGACGAAGATGGTAATATCGTACCAGTCAACTAA
- the efp gene encoding elongation factor P translates to MIEASKLKAGMTFETADGKLIRVLEASHHKPGKGNTIMRMKLRDVRTGSTFDTSYRPEEKFEQAIIETVPAQYLYKMDDTAYFMNTETYDQYEIPVVNVENELLYILENSDVKIQFYGTEVIGVTVPTTVELTVTETQPSIKGATVTGSGKPATMETGLVVNVPDFIEAGQKLVINTAEGTYVSRA, encoded by the coding sequence ATGATTGAAGCAAGTAAATTAAAGGCTGGTATGACCTTTGAAACAGCTGACGGAAAATTGATCCGCGTTTTGGAAGCTAGCCACCACAAACCAGGTAAAGGAAACACAATCATGCGTATGAAATTGCGCGATGTCCGTACTGGTTCTACATTTGACACAAGCTATCGTCCAGAGGAAAAATTTGAACAAGCTATCATCGAGACTGTCCCAGCTCAATACTTGTACAAAATGGATGACACAGCCTACTTCATGAACACAGAAACTTACGACCAATACGAAATTCCTGTAGTCAACGTTGAAAACGAGTTGCTTTACATCCTTGAAAACTCTGATGTGAAGATCCAATTCTACGGAACTGAAGTGATTGGTGTCACCGTTCCTACTACTGTTGAATTGACAGTTACAGAAACTCAACCATCTATCAAAGGTGCTACTGTTACAGGTTCTGGTAAACCAGCAACGATGGAAACTGGACTTGTCGTAAACGTTCCAGACTTCATCGAAGCAGGACAAAAACTCGTTATCAACACTGCAGAAGGAACTTACGTTTCTCGTGCCTAA
- a CDS encoding Asp23/Gls24 family envelope stress response protein yields the protein MGIEEQLGEIVIAPRVLEKIIAIATAKVEGVHSFSNKSVSDTLSKLSLGRGVYLKNVDEELTADIYLYLEYGVKVPKVAVAIQKAVKDAVRNMADVELAAINVHVAGIVPDKTPKPELKDLFDEDFLND from the coding sequence ATGGGAATTGAAGAACAACTTGGCGAAATCGTTATCGCCCCACGTGTACTTGAAAAAATTATTGCTATCGCTACTGCGAAGGTAGAGGGGGTACACTCTTTTTCAAACAAATCAGTATCTGACACCCTTTCAAAACTTTCTCTCGGCCGTGGTGTTTATCTTAAAAACGTGGACGAAGAACTCACAGCAGATATCTATCTCTACCTTGAGTACGGAGTAAAAGTTCCTAAGGTAGCTGTTGCGATCCAGAAAGCTGTTAAAGATGCGGTCCGCAATATGGCTGATGTAGAACTCGCTGCTATCAATGTTCACGTTGCAGGTATCGTTCCAGATAAAACACCAAAACCAGAATTGAAAGATCTATTTGACGAGGACTTCCTCAATGACTAG
- the nusB gene encoding transcription antitermination factor NusB — protein sequence MTSPLLESRRQLRKCAFQALMSLEFGTDVETACRFAYTHDREDTDVQLPAFLTELVSGVQAKKEELDKQITQHLKAGWTIERLTLVERNLLRLGVFEITSFDTPQLVAVNEAIELAKDFSDQKSARFINGLLSQFVTEEQ from the coding sequence ATGACTAGTCCACTATTAGAATCTAGACGCCAACTCCGTAAATGCGCTTTTCAAGCTCTCATGAGCCTTGAATTCGGTACGGATGTCGAAACTGCTTGTCGTTTCGCTTATACTCATGATCGTGAAGATACGGATGTGCAACTTCCAGCCTTTTTGACAGAGCTAGTTTCTGGTGTTCAGGCTAAAAAGGAAGAACTAGACAAGCAAATCACACAGCATTTAAAAGCAGGTTGGACCATCGAGCGATTAACGCTCGTGGAGAGAAACCTCCTTCGCTTGGGAGTCTTTGAAATCACTTCATTTGACACTCCACAGTTGGTTGCTGTTAATGAAGCTATCGAGCTTGCAAAGGACTTCTCAGATCAAAAATCTGCCCGCTTTATCAACGGACTGCTCAGCCAGTTTGTAACAGAAGAACAGTAA
- a CDS encoding CPBP family intramembrane glutamic endopeptidase has product MKNLGHLGVYTSLVFLSVYLPELGIMHLTKFLGWGIDGYSIFLTVEVIALLLLFIYWLKKKEMLYIFEKKGSKKSRFFYLVVGLVATYFDRQLVDAFQLQFHHLIDNKYIFQDLLSILYSNGQPTFLSTALSFSLTVVVAPILEELIHRGYFMNTFFPQSKYYLDVILSALIFGLSHLILTHRDPISLIIYSLGGFFYAFVYRWTKNLKITILCHSFFNFLIYAKPIWIFVYNYVYYHFFR; this is encoded by the coding sequence ATGAAAAACCTAGGTCATTTGGGAGTCTATACATCACTGGTATTCCTATCGGTTTATCTACCAGAGTTAGGGATTATGCATCTAACTAAGTTTTTAGGGTGGGGGATAGATGGCTATTCTATCTTTTTAACAGTTGAAGTAATAGCTCTTTTGCTATTATTTATCTACTGGCTCAAAAAGAAAGAGATGCTCTATATTTTTGAAAAAAAGGGTTCAAAGAAGTCAAGATTTTTTTACCTTGTAGTTGGTCTAGTGGCTACTTATTTTGATCGTCAATTGGTGGATGCTTTTCAGTTACAGTTTCATCACCTAATTGATAACAAGTATATCTTTCAAGACCTTCTTTCGATTCTATACTCCAATGGGCAACCAACTTTTCTATCAACTGCTCTCAGTTTTAGTTTAACAGTAGTCGTCGCACCTATATTAGAGGAACTGATTCATAGAGGGTATTTTATGAATACCTTTTTCCCCCAGTCCAAGTACTATCTGGACGTTATCTTATCTGCTCTTATCTTTGGACTTAGTCATTTGATCCTAACTCACCGCGATCCTATCAGTTTGATTATTTATAGTTTAGGTGGTTTCTTCTATGCCTTTGTCTACCGTTGGACAAAGAACCTAAAAATCACCATCCTGTGCCATAGTTTTTTCAACTTTCTCATTTATGCAAAACCCATCTGGATTTTTGTTTACAATTATGTCTATTATCATTTTTTTAGATAG
- a CDS encoding acetyl-CoA carboxylase carboxyl transferase subunit alpha codes for MNIAKIVREAREQSRLTALDFANGIFDEFIELHGDRSFRDDGAVIGGIGWLGDQAVTVVGIQKGKSLHDNLKRNFGQPHPEGYRKALRLMKQAEKFGRPVVTFINTAGAYPGVGAEERGQGEAIARNLMEMSDLKVPIIAIIIGEGGSGGALALAVANRVWMLENSIYAVLSPEGFASILWKDGSRAMEAAELMKITSHELLEMGIVDKVISEAGLSSKELLGCVKNELCAELDRLQELPLDQLIEERYQRFRKY; via the coding sequence ATGAATATTGCAAAAATAGTCAGAGAGGCACGCGAGCAGAGTCGCTTGACTGCACTTGATTTTGCCAATGGAATCTTTGATGAATTTATCGAATTGCATGGAGACCGCTCTTTTCGTGATGATGGTGCGGTTATCGGTGGAATTGGCTGGTTAGGTGACCAAGCGGTAACTGTCGTTGGTATCCAAAAGGGAAAAAGTCTTCATGACAACCTCAAACGAAATTTTGGGCAACCACATCCGGAAGGCTATCGTAAGGCTCTTCGCCTGATGAAACAGGCAGAAAAGTTTGGCCGTCCAGTTGTGACCTTTATCAATACGGCGGGTGCTTACCCAGGTGTTGGAGCCGAGGAACGTGGACAAGGTGAAGCAATCGCCCGAAACCTGATGGAAATGAGTGACCTCAAGGTTCCAATCATCGCGATTATTATCGGTGAAGGTGGATCTGGTGGGGCCCTAGCTCTAGCCGTAGCTAATCGTGTCTGGATGTTAGAAAACTCAATCTACGCCGTACTTAGCCCTGAAGGCTTTGCCTCTATCCTTTGGAAGGATGGAAGTCGTGCTATGGAAGCAGCGGAATTGATGAAAATCACTTCACACGAACTTCTAGAAATGGGAATCGTAGACAAGGTAATCTCAGAGGCAGGACTGTCAAGTAAAGAACTGCTAGGTTGCGTTAAAAATGAATTGTGTGCAGAACTAGATAGGTTGCAAGAACTACCACTCGACCAACTTATTGAAGAACGTTACCAACGCTTTAGAAAATACTAA
- the accD gene encoding acetyl-CoA carboxylase, carboxyltransferase subunit beta, protein MALFSKKDKYIRINPNRSVRQKPQAKPEVPDELFSQCPGCKHTIYQKDLGSERICPHCSYTFRISAQERLDLTIDSGSFVEMFTGIETQDPLNFPGYQKKLATMREKTGLDEAVLTGTASIKGQKVALGIMDSNFIMASMGTVVGEKITRLFEYATVENLPVVLFTASGGARMQEGIMSLMQMAKISAAVQRHSKAGLFYLTILTDPTTGGVTASFAMEGDIILAEPQSLVGFAGRRVIENTVRETLPDDFQKAEFLLEHGFVDAIVKRRELPETIDKLVRLHGGSRG, encoded by the coding sequence ATGGCTCTATTTAGTAAAAAGGATAAGTATATTCGGATCAATCCTAACCGTTCCGTAAGGCAGAAACCACAAGCCAAGCCTGAGGTTCCGGATGAACTCTTCTCCCAGTGTCCTGGTTGTAAACACACCATTTACCAAAAGGATCTTGGGAGCGAACGAATTTGTCCCCATTGTAGCTATACTTTCCGTATTTCAGCTCAGGAACGCTTGGATTTGACGATTGATTCTGGTAGCTTTGTGGAGATGTTTACAGGTATTGAAACTCAAGATCCATTAAACTTTCCTGGCTACCAGAAAAAACTTGCAACAATGCGTGAAAAGACAGGTTTGGATGAAGCAGTACTAACTGGTACAGCTAGCATCAAGGGACAAAAAGTTGCCCTTGGGATCATGGATTCAAACTTTATCATGGCTTCTATGGGAACCGTTGTGGGTGAAAAAATCACGCGCTTGTTTGAATATGCAACGGTAGAAAACTTGCCAGTCGTTCTCTTCACAGCTTCTGGTGGAGCCCGTATGCAAGAAGGAATCATGAGCTTGATGCAGATGGCTAAAATTTCTGCGGCAGTTCAACGTCATTCCAAGGCAGGACTTTTTTACCTAACTATTTTAACCGATCCGACAACAGGTGGGGTGACCGCTTCTTTTGCTATGGAAGGGGATATTATCCTAGCGGAGCCACAGAGTTTGGTTGGTTTTGCTGGACGTCGTGTTATCGAAAATACAGTTCGTGAGACCTTGCCGGATGACTTCCAAAAGGCAGAATTTTTGCTTGAACATGGATTTGTTGATGCAATTGTCAAACGGAGAGAATTGCCTGAAACAATTGATAAATTAGTAAGATTGCATGGAGGAAGTCGCGGATGA
- the accC gene encoding acetyl-CoA carboxylase biotin carboxylase subunit, with product MFRKILIANRGEIAVRIIRAARELGIATVAVYSTADKEALHTLLADEAICIGPGKATESYLNINAILSAAVLTEAEAIHPGFGFLSENSKFATMCDEVGIKFIGPSGAVMDTMGDKINAREQMIKAGVPVIPGSDGEVHTAEEALAVAEKIGYPVMLKASAGGGGKGIRKVEKAEDLIAAFETASSEAKANFGNGAMYLERVIYPARHIEVQILADQEGHVVHLGERDCSLQRNNQKVLEESPSIAIGKTLRNEIGAAAVRAAESVGYENAGTIEFLLDEASGNFYFMEMNTRVQVEHPVTEFVSGVDIVKEQIRIAAGQPLPFKQEDIVLRGHAIECRINAENPAFNFAPSPGKITNLYLPSGGVGLRVDSAVYPGYTIPPYYDSMIAKIIVHGENRFDALMKMQRALYELDIEGVQTNADFQLDLISDRRVIAGDYDTSFLMETFLPKYQEKE from the coding sequence ATGTTTCGTAAAATTTTGATTGCCAACCGTGGTGAGATTGCGGTTCGCATTATTCGAGCTGCGCGTGAATTGGGCATTGCAACCGTAGCAGTCTATTCAACTGCTGATAAGGAAGCTCTTCACACACTCCTAGCGGATGAAGCTATCTGTATCGGACCTGGTAAGGCGACAGAATCTTATCTCAATATCAACGCTATTTTATCTGCTGCAGTCTTGACAGAAGCAGAAGCCATCCACCCAGGTTTTGGTTTTCTTAGCGAAAACTCCAAGTTTGCCACGATGTGTGATGAAGTGGGAATTAAGTTCATCGGTCCTTCTGGTGCTGTGATGGACACCATGGGAGATAAGATCAATGCACGTGAGCAAATGATCAAGGCTGGGGTTCCAGTTATCCCAGGATCTGATGGTGAAGTTCACACAGCTGAAGAGGCGCTTGCAGTTGCAGAAAAAATTGGCTATCCAGTCATGCTTAAGGCATCGGCAGGTGGTGGTGGAAAAGGGATTCGTAAGGTTGAAAAGGCAGAAGACTTGATCGCAGCCTTTGAAACAGCATCCAGTGAAGCCAAGGCCAACTTTGGAAATGGCGCTATGTATCTTGAGCGTGTGATTTATCCAGCTCGCCATATCGAAGTTCAGATTCTTGCGGACCAAGAGGGTCATGTTGTCCATCTTGGTGAACGGGATTGTTCACTCCAACGGAATAACCAAAAGGTCTTAGAAGAAAGCCCATCCATTGCGATTGGCAAAACCCTTCGTAATGAAATTGGTGCTGCAGCCGTTCGTGCAGCAGAGTCTGTTGGCTATGAAAATGCAGGGACGATTGAATTTCTTCTCGATGAAGCGAGTGGCAATTTCTACTTCATGGAAATGAATACTCGTGTGCAAGTGGAGCACCCAGTCACAGAGTTTGTTTCAGGTGTTGATATCGTGAAGGAACAGATTCGCATTGCTGCCGGTCAACCTTTACCTTTCAAACAAGAAGATATCGTCCTACGAGGTCATGCTATCGAGTGCCGGATCAATGCAGAAAATCCAGCATTTAACTTTGCCCCAAGCCCAGGGAAAATTACCAATCTCTATCTACCAAGTGGTGGAGTTGGCTTGCGCGTGGACTCAGCAGTTTATCCAGGTTATACCATTCCCCCTTACTATGATAGTATGATTGCCAAAATCATTGTTCATGGGGAGAATCGTTTTGATGCTCTTATGAAGATGCAACGGGCACTTTATGAACTTGATATTGAAGGAGTGCAAACCAATGCAGACTTCCAGTTGGATCTGATTTCAGACCGCCGAGTTATCGCTGGTGACTACGATACTTCCTTCTTGATGGAAACTTTCTTGCCAAAATACCAAGAAAAAGAATAG
- the fabZ gene encoding 3-hydroxyacyl-ACP dehydratase FabZ, whose protein sequence is MIDIQGIKEALPHRYPMLLVDRVLEVSEDTIVAIKNVTINEPFFNGHFPQYPVMPGVLIMEALAQTAGVLELSKPENKGKLVFYAGMDKVKFKKQVVPGDQLVMTATFVKRRGTIAVVEAKAEVDGKLAASGTLTFAIGN, encoded by the coding sequence ATGATCGATATTCAAGGAATTAAAGAAGCTCTACCCCATCGCTACCCCATGCTCCTAGTGGATCGTGTCTTGGAAGTGAGCGAGGATACCATTGTTGCCATTAAAAATGTGACCATCAACGAACCTTTCTTCAATGGTCATTTTCCACAATACCCAGTCATGCCAGGTGTTCTTATCATGGAAGCCTTGGCTCAGACTGCTGGTGTCTTGGAATTGTCCAAACCTGAAAATAAAGGGAAACTGGTCTTCTACGCTGGCATGGACAAGGTTAAGTTCAAGAAGCAAGTTGTACCAGGTGACCAATTAGTCATGACGGCTACTTTTGTTAAACGTCGTGGTACGATTGCTGTGGTTGAAGCAAAGGCTGAAGTAGATGGTAAGCTTGCAGCGAGTGGTACTCTTACCTTTGCAATTGGAAACTAA
- the accB gene encoding acetyl-CoA carboxylase biotin carboxyl carrier protein, with product MNLNEIKDLMAQFDQSSLREFSYKNGTDELQFSKNEARMASEAPAQVVPAPAAVAASPVVSAPSTPVESAVEEAPAPADTTIAPEGDVVESLLVGVAYLAAGPDKPAFVTVGDSVKKGQTLVIIEAMKVMNEIPAPKDGVVTEILVSNEEMVEFGKGLVRIK from the coding sequence ATGAATTTAAATGAGATCAAGGACTTGATGGCTCAATTTGACCAATCAAGTTTGAGAGAATTTTCTTATAAAAATGGAACGGACGAATTGCAGTTCAGTAAGAATGAAGCAAGAATGGCTTCTGAAGCACCAGCTCAAGTTGTTCCAGCGCCAGCAGCAGTAGCTGCAAGTCCAGTAGTTTCTGCCCCTTCAACTCCAGTAGAGAGTGCAGTAGAAGAAGCACCAGCACCAGCTGATACGACTATTGCTCCAGAGGGTGATGTCGTTGAAAGTCTACTTGTAGGGGTGGCTTACTTGGCTGCTGGACCAGATAAACCTGCCTTTGTCACAGTTGGAGACAGTGTTAAAAAAGGTCAGACTTTGGTGATCATCGAAGCCATGAAGGTCATGAATGAAATTCCTGCACCTAAGGATGGTGTGGTGACAGAAATTCTCGTTTCAAATGAAGAAATGGTTGAGTTCGGTAAAGGATTGGTACGTATCAAATGA